DNA from Lactobacillus johnsonii:
TATACTGATGATCAGGAGCAAATAGTTTTTATTGATACTCCTGGGATTCATAAGCCAAAAAATAAATTAGATGACTTTATGGATAAGTCAAGTTACTCTGCTCTAGACGAAGTAGATGTGGTTTTATTTATGGTTGAACCTGAACCAGCAGGTAAGGGAGACCAATATATTGCTGAACTTCTTAAGAAAATTAAAAAGCCTGTATTTTTAGTGATAAATAAGATTGATAAAGTCCACCCAGATGAGTTATTATCTATTATAGATTCATATAAGAATCTAGGCGATTTTGCTGAAATTGTTCCAATTTCTGCTTCACAAGGAAATAATGTTTCCGAGTTGATTAAAACAATTGCTAAATATTTGCCCGAAGGTCCGCAATTTTATGATGCAGACCAATTGACTGACCGTCCAGAATATTTTATTGTAGCTGAATTAATTCGCGAGCAGGTTTTGAAGCTCACTCATGAAGAAGTTCCGCATGCTACGGCCGTGGTAGTTGACCGAATGCGGGATCATGAAGGTGGCAAGCTTCAAGTTGAGGCTACAATTTATGTTGAGCGTCCCGGTCAAAAGGGCATTATTATCGGCAAGAAAGGTCAAATGTTGAAGCAGATTGGAATTGCTGCACGTCAGGAAATTGAAGCTTTATTAGGTGAAAAGGTTAATTTACGCCTATGGGTTAAGGTTCAAAAGAATTGGCGTTCTGATCCTGCCTTTCTTAAATCTATTGGCTACAACGCTAAGGAATTAAGATAGATGGCACGTGAACTTTGTGAAGTTCAAGGATTAATTTTTAAAAGAAAAAAATATAAAGAAGCAGATGTTCTAACCAAGATCATGACTAAAGATCATGGTATTTTTACAATTGATGTAAGAGGAGCACTGAGACCAAAGTCCAGATTAGGAGCTGCAACCCTTAACTTCTCTTATGGAAAGTATATTGTAAATACAAATTGGAAGGGAATCAGTACGCTGCGGACTTTCAAGGATGTAAAGCAGCTGGACCAGTTATATTTAGATTTAACTAAGAATGCGTATTCGAGTTATGTTTTAGACTTGCTTGACCATGCTTTTGTTGAGTATAAAGATATTGGAAGTTTTTATGATTTGATTATGAAAGCGTTGCTGAAGATAAATTCAGGAGAAGATGCGGCAATTATTACCCAGATGGTACAACTGAAGTTGCTTAATGCATATGGAGTAGCGCCACA
Protein-coding regions in this window:
- the recO gene encoding DNA repair protein RecO gives rise to the protein MARELCEVQGLIFKRKKYKEADVLTKIMTKDHGIFTIDVRGALRPKSRLGAATLNFSYGKYIVNTNWKGISTLRTFKDVKQLDQLYLDLTKNAYSSYVLDLLDHAFVEYKDIGSFYDLIMKALLKINSGEDAAIITQMVQLKLLNAYGVAPQLDRCLICGKVQGVFDYSMELGRIICSDHFNSVSQRMHLDPKVVALIRTLALVDIDRLGKIKINPQLKKYSGKVIDRMYVNYLDLNLKTKKFLDELALF
- the era gene encoding GTPase Era; translated protein: MMDEKKDFKSGFVALIGRPNVGKSTLLNYLVGQKVAIMSPQPQTTRNKISGIYTDDQEQIVFIDTPGIHKPKNKLDDFMDKSSYSALDEVDVVLFMVEPEPAGKGDQYIAELLKKIKKPVFLVINKIDKVHPDELLSIIDSYKNLGDFAEIVPISASQGNNVSELIKTIAKYLPEGPQFYDADQLTDRPEYFIVAELIREQVLKLTHEEVPHATAVVVDRMRDHEGGKLQVEATIYVERPGQKGIIIGKKGQMLKQIGIAARQEIEALLGEKVNLRLWVKVQKNWRSDPAFLKSIGYNAKELR